GAACGAGACGTCGAGCGTGCTGCCCTGCATGGTGGGCTTGAACTGCGCCCGCAGGTCCGCCGCGATCGAGCTCTCGGTCGCCTGGTCCCTCGCGCGGCACGGGAGCCGATCGGGCTCCGTCGCGGGCCTCGGCGTCACCAGGAGCGGCGGGAAGGCGCCGCCCTTCGCGCACCGGTTCGGCTTCTGCGACTCGGGCGCCTCGTGGATCCGTTCGCCCCCGGCCTCCCCCGGGCCCTTCGCCGCGTCTCCCGGAGGAGCCGTCGTGATCACGGCCTGCGCCCCTCCCCCGCCGCACGCCGCGAGCACGAGGACCAGCACGACTCCCGCACGCGTCATGGGAGGCTGCCTACCACGGCGCCGCGCCTCGGCACAACGGCTCCACGATGTCCCTTCGTGCCACGAAGACATGGCCCATCGACGAGGGAGACGTGGCTCATCCGGGGACGCGCGTGACGCGGAGGGCGCGCCGGTGCGCGACGGGTGGAGGGGAAGGGCGTGGGAGGAGCTTCGGGCTCAGTCCGCCGGAGGCGGCTGGGGGCCCGGGACGATGCCCGCGATGTCCGGATCTTCACCCGGTGCAGTATCACCGCGCGTGTCCTTCTCCTTGCGGCGCTCGAGCTTGTTCGCGTTCTTCTCGCGCTGCTTCTCCTGACGAGCGCGTTCCTTCTGGCGCTTTAGCGCTCCCTGCCTCTGCATGCGGTTATGCCTTTCGCTTGGGGGTTCTGCGCGTCCCGCAGGACGTGGGGCACAAAAAACGAGTCGGCGCGGCGGTGCCTCTCGGCAAACCGCCGCGCCGCTCCTCTCCTCAACAGCCTGCCAGTCGACCGACCGTTACCGATCAGTAACGGTCACGACCGCCGCCGCCACGACCGCCGCGGCCACCGCCGCCGCCGCCGTAGCCGCCGCCGCCGCCACGGCCGCCGCCGCCGCCGAAGCCGCCACCACCGCCGCCGCCGAAGCTGCGACCGCCGCCGCCGCCACCCTCACGCGGGGGGCGCTCCTGGGCCTCGTTGACCTTGAGCGTGCGGCCGTCGAGCATCATCCCGTTGAGCTGCGAGATGGCGTTGGTCGCCGCGCTCGCCGAGCCCATCGTGACGAACGCAAAACCGCGCGGCTGACCGGTCTCACGGTCGGTCGGCATCGCGATCTCGCGGACTTCACCGGCAGCCGAGAACGCCTGCTCGAGGGCTTCGCGGGTGGTGCTGTAGGAGAGGTTGCCTACGTAGAGACGATTTCCCATGACATGATGCTTTCACGGCTTCCTTTGCGCGCCGTCGCGCCATCTCTGCCGACCATTCGACGAAGCCGTAGCGATCGAACGGGGACGTGCCGCGCGGGTCAGTCCGCGCCAGCACACGCTGCGTCTGCCAGTCGTTCGAGCGAGCCACGTCCCCCTCCGAATGGAGGGAGGAAAGAAAGCGTCGTGTCGAGGGCCAGTGACGTTCGTGAGGCACCTACCGTAACCCGACGCGCCGTAGGTCGCAAGCCTGTCGCGGCCTTTTCTCGGGGACGCCGCCAGGCCTCTGCGGACTGCGGACGGAGATCGGAAAAGGGACGGAAAAACCTGGCTTCGAGCAGACGCAAGAGAGGAAGCGTCCTGGGGAAGACCGCGGGTTCGTCCGGGAAACGCGTTCGTCAAGCCAATCCGAGCCGCTCCCGCGCGCCCTTGACACCGAAGATCGTGCCCCCACCCGGCGGAACGATCGGCGCGAGGAGGACGGACGAGAGGATCGCGGCGAGCGCGAGCGGCGCGTCCGGATCCTCGCCCTGCGCGACCTCGCTCGACACCTGCCAGACGCGCCGCGCGCGCGCGACGAGCACATCCATACCCGCGCCGCCGATCGCAGCCGCCCCCGCCTCCGCGACGAGGCGCGCCTCGGGCGCCTCCTCCACGGGCACGGTCACGACGAGCACGCGCGCCTTGCCGCCACGCGCCTTGCGATCGATCTCCACGAGGGCCGCGTCGGCCGCGGGCGCCTCGCCGCTCGGATACGCCTTCGGCTGCGAGAGCTCGAGCGCCACGCCGAAGAACGTGCGGGCCTTGTGCGCCCAGAGCGCGACGTCGATGCGGGCCGAAGGATCGGGCGCGAGGAGCGTGTACGCGCGTGACGCCGGGAGCGCCTCGACACGGACGTTCGCCCAGCCATTTCGGTCGAACTCCATCGACCGGAGGATACGCGGAGCCCCTCGGCATTACGACGGCAACGTGGCCTCGTCCGCCCGTGTCCGCGCGAGGAGGCGCTCGATCCGGGGCGCCATGACGTTCGGGAGCGCCCGGCCGATCTCCAGCGCGCGCTCGAAATGGCGGCGCGCCTCGGCCGGGCAGCCGCGCCGAAGCGCCGAGAGCCCCCGCGCCTCCGTCACCTCCAGGCGCTCCTGCCCCATGGAGAACTCGCGCGAGCGCGCCTCGAGCGCGTCCCAGGCCGCGTCGTCCGCGTCCGACGTGGCGAGCTCGAGCATGACGCAGAGCACGTCCTCCGCCGGCACGGGGAGCGCGGGGCCCGCCTGCTCGCGGATACGCGCCGCCGCCTCGCGCGCGCCCACGAGGTCGCCGCGGAAATGGCGCAGGCGCCCGTCGAGCAAGGCGATCACCGGCCGAGGCGCGCCGCCCGTGTGCCGCACCTCGAGCGCGAGCGCGCGCGCCGCGTGGGGCTCGGCCGCGTCGAGATCGTCCCAGAGGTAGAGGTACTCGCCGAGGTTGTGGTGCGCGAGGATCTCCAGCCAATCCTGGCCGAGCTCGCGGCCGAGCCAGGCCACCCGCTCGAAATCGGCGACCATACGCGCCTTGTCCCCCACGAGCGCCGCGAGCAGCGCCCGCGCGTTGACCACGCTGGCGAGGTGCAGGTCGTCGCCGTGCGACTCGCACAGGTCGATCGCCCGCGCGATCGCCCGCTCGGCCTCCGCGAGGCGGCCGAGCGCCGGGAGCACGAAGCCGAGCATGGTGAGCGCGACGATCCGCGGCTCGTAGGCCTCGTACCCGATCGTGTCCGCTACCTCGATCGCGCGCTCGAAGAGCGGGACGGCCTCGTCCTCGCGGCTGAAGCGGACGAGCGACAAACCCTGGCCGAGCAGGAGGCGAGCGAGGAGCACGGGCGGCGGCGCGTCCGAGAGCAGCCCGAGGGCCGCGACGACACGCTCGCGCGAGGCCTCGTAGTCGGCCATCCAGTCGAGGACGGTGGCCTCGTCGAGCAGGATCTCCACCGCCGCGAGAGGATCGTCGGCGGAGGCCTCGCGCGCGGCGAGGGCACGGGCAAGGGCGAGGTCGTCGAGCGCGTCCTGGTAGCGGCCGAGCCGATAACGCATGAGGCCCCGCCCCCGCAAGGCCCGCGGCCGGAGCCCGGGCGTGCGGGGAACGAGCTCGGCTTGTCCCGGCATGGGTCTGGCGGAGGAGACGGCCCCCGCGCTCGCGCCCAACGACTCGAGGGCGCGCGTGTAACACCGCTCGGCGTCGAGCCAGTCGTGCCGCGCCCGCGCGGCTTCGGCGAGCGCGAGGTACGCCCGTTCGCCGAGGGCGCGCTCGCCTGCGTGGGTCGCGTGGTGCGCGAGCTGCGCGAGGTGGGGCTCGTCGCCGCTCGGCTCTGCGCCGCCGTCCCACCCCGAGGCTTGCTGGAAATACGCGGCGGCGGCGAGGTGGATCCGGGCGCGCTGGGCCTCCGGCACCGAACGCGCGATCGCCTCGCGCACGAGCGCGTGCCGGAACGCGTACCGCCCCGCGCCTTGCCGCGCGAGCAGCCCCGCCGCGACGAGCCGCTCCGAGCCGACCCGCGCGTCGAGCGGGAAGTCTCCGCCCGCGCTCATCCGATCGAGCCGCCCGAGCACGCCTTGCATCTCCGCGATCGTCACCTCCGCGCCGAGCACGGCGGCGAGGCAAGCGTGCGCGCGCGCCGCGGGCGGGAGCGCGTCGAGATCGCGGTGCGCGAGCCACTCGATGAGCGGCAGATCCGGCAGATCGTCGAGCTCGTCCGTGGCCAGGAAATACCCGCTGCCCGAGGGGTGCTTGCGGACGATCCCCTGGGCCTTGAGCCCACGCACGAGCTCGACGAGCAGGAGCGGCACGCCCTCTGCCCGCGCGGCGATCCGCGCGACCGCCGACTCCGGCACGTTCTCCGCGGGCCGCAAGAGCTCGCGGCAGAGCGCGGCGGCGCTCGCGGGGTCGAGCGGACCGAGGCGATGGATGACGCGGCGGCTCGCGCGCGCGCCCCACGACGGGTGGTCCTGCTCGAACGACGGCCTGCCGAGCGCGCACACGAAGAGCGGCGCGCGCGCCTCGGCCCGCACGGCGAGATCCAGGATCGCGAGCGTCGCGTCGTCGGCGAAGTGCACGTCGTCGAGGATCACGCAGAGCGGCTCCTCGATCGCCCTGCGCCGGATCGCCTCGCCCACGCTCGCCGTGAGCAGCGTCCGCAGCGCGCCCGGCGCGGCCTCGATCGCGTGGAGGCCGTCCGCGCCCGTGATCGTGGCGCCGCTGCCCTTCGAGATCCACCCGAGCGAGAGCGCCACGCTCGCGCCGGCCTCGGCGTGGCGCGCGGGCCCGAGCCTCGCCGCGAGCAGCTCCCGACCGCCGTCCGCGGGGGCCTCGTCGGGCAAGGCGAGGGCGCGCTGCAAGAGCTCGCGCACGCCGCTCCCGCCCGCGCCGTGCACCGGCTCGTGCGCGGAGAACGCGATGATCCGCGTCCCGGGCAAGACCTGCGCGATCCGCGAGGTGAGGGCGCGCTTCAGGAAGCTCTTGCCGCACCCCGCCTCGGCGAGCACGAGGGCGACCGACGGGCGCGCCTCCTCGATCGCCTGACGCCCGAGCTCCGCCAGCGCGTCGAGCACACGCTCGCGCCCGGAGGCCGGGATCGCACCACGCGAGGAGGTGGCGTCGGTGGTCTCGCTCGACGACGCGGGCGGCGTCTCCTCGCCGTCGAGGTACATCGGCGCGAGATCGGGCGTGACGCCGGAGGCCTCGAGCACCGCGCGCGCGGCCGTCGAGAGCGAGACGCCGGGCGGCGCCGAGGGCTTCGGGAACCGGTCCTCCCGGGCGATACGCGGCGCCAGGATGCGGCGGGATCCATCGGGGCCGAGGTGCACCGCGACGGCCGCGAGATCGAGCCCGACGCGCTCGCAGGCGCCCTGCTCCGTGAGCGCGCGCGCCGCCTCGAGCGCGCGCCGCGCGGGGTTCTCGTCGACCTCGTGACCGAAGGCCGCGACGTACCGGCCCGCGGACGCGTACACGATCTGCGCGCCGAACGGCTCGAGCGCGCGCCGCAGGGCGATCGCGTCGAGCGTCGAGGCGAAACACGCGACACACACGACGCGGCGCTCGGCGGTCTTCGGCGCCTTCGCGCCGGGCGGCGGATCGAGCGCGGGCACTGCGAGGACGGGGCTCTCCTCGTCCGGGAGCGCGAGCGCGGCCGCGAGGCTCGCGCGCAGGTACGCGGCCGACGGGGGCCGCTCGGCGGGATCCTTGGCGAGGCAACGGAGCACGAGCTCCTCGATCGACGGCGGGATCGACCGCGCGAACGGCGGCGGGGCGACGGCCGTCGGGGGCGGCGGCCTCTGGCTCGCGTGGCCCTCGCGCACGATCGCCGCGGGGCCGAAGAACGGCGGGCGCCCCGTGAGCATCTCATACAGCAAGACGCCCATCGCGTAGATGTCGGCGCGCGCGTCCAGGGCGCGGCGCCCCTCGCACGACTCGGGCGCCATGTACTCGGTCGTGCCCACGACGGCGCCTGCCGCGGTGAGCGCGGCGGCCTCTGCCGCGACGGCGTACGTGATGCCGAAATCGAGGAGCACCGCGCGTTTGCCGTCGGCGTCGACGAGGACGTTCTCCGGCTTCAGATCGCGGTGCACGTAGCCTCGCGCGTGGATGGCCTCGAGCGCGCGCAGGATGGCGAGCCCGAGGACGATCGCGTCGCGCGCCGGCAGCGGCCCCGCGCGGGCGAGCAGGTGATCGGCGAGTGTCCTCTCGGCGACGAGCTCCATGATCACGTACGTCCCCGAGGACGCGAGCTCATCGAGCGCGAAGAACGCTGGCACGTAGGGTGGGCCGACCGCGCGCATCACCGAGGCCTCGCGGACGAGGCGCGGCGCGGCCTCGGGCACGTCGGGATGGGCGAGCTTGATGGCGACGCGCCTCCCGTCTTCGAGGCGCCGCGCCGCGTACACCACGCCGAAGCCCCCGCGACCGAGCGTGCCCGTGACCTCGTAGCCCGGAAACACCGGCGCGGGCGGCTCGGCAGGCTCGGGCGTGATCTCCTCTGCCCCCGGGCCGTGCTCGGGGCATCCGTCCACCGGCACGCGCCGCCCGCACGCGAGGCATCGGGTGCCTCGCCTCGGGCCCAGGCAGACCGGGCCCGCTTCGGGCGTCGCGCCGGGGACGAACGTCATAACAAGAACACCGTCATGACCTCCGTCGTCTTGCGAGGGGGGACCACAGACGCATCGTATACGCATTTCGGACGAAATGCATTGTTCGAATCGAGCGGGTCACAAAGCGCGTCGCAGGACCCGCGCCGCTCGATGATCCCGCAGTCCTCGAGGCCATCCGTCCCCACGTGCCCGGCGGCGCAGTCTCGCAGGAGGTTGCGGCTGTGATTGGCGTTCGGGACGTACACGCAGGCGTGCAGGTAGGGCGTCGGCGCGAACAGGTTGCCCCAGAAGGCCCCCTCCTCCTTCCCGAAAATCAATTGCTCGAGCGAGCTCGATTGCTTGATCGCGTCGTGGGCGGCGCGCATCGAGATCAGGACCGTCACCCCGTACCAGTTCGTCCGTGCCGCCAGGCACGCCGACACCCATCGTTGCCCCGTCTCGTCGAGCGGCCCGGTCGCCCAGGAAGGCGCGAGCCCCAGCTTTCCGACGTACGTCTCCGTCTGAACGACGCCGCCGAGGTCCGTCCACGACAGGCTGAGCGACTGGGACGGATCGAATGCGCAGTTCACGGCATAACGTACGAACATCCGCGACAGGTATCCGGCCTCGCCCGGGTCCTCGAGCGCGGCGAGCGTGCTCGGGCCGAAGGCCGTCGGCGTGAGCGCGTTTGGTTGAATTGCGTTCGGCTGGATCGCGTTCGGCTGGATCGCGTTCGGCTGGATCGCGTTCGGCTGGATCGCGTTCTCCTCGACGAGGCCCATCTCGGCGTCCTCCACGAGAATCGTATCCTCGTCCCCCGGCGCCTCCCCGGCGTCCCCGCAGCCCACGAGCGTCCCCAACGAAATGATCAGCGACGCGAGCGTCATGCTTCGCATGTGTGTTTCCCCCACCCTGGCTCGAACATGAAAAATATGAAATCAGGAAGAAAGTCGGCGCTACTCTAGCACCCGGAAAGAGCAGACGAACCGAAAATGCAGGGGGGCGAAAAGATCCGCCGGGTGGGCGGCGGGCGCGTCCGTCCGCGACACGCGCCATAACGATCGTACGTCGTTCGCAGAATGCTTTTTTTGTTCCCGGACGCGATTCGACGCGCCGGACGTGTCATGGTTGATATGTCTCGGTTTTCGATTTCCGAGACCAGGGGGGGCATGGCCATGGCGAGGATGAACGACAAGACCACGCAGCCTCACGGCAAGGTCGAGGAGGTCGGGCGAACGCGCGAGATCCGGCCGGGCACGATCGTCGGGGATTACGTGATCGAGGACCTCGCCTCGTCGGGCGGCCACGGATCGGTCTATCGAGCGCGCCACCAGGCGAAAGGCGACCGCGTCGCCATCAAGGTGATGCACCCGTCGCTCATGGCGCTGCCGCGTATGGCCGAGCGATTCGTGCGGGAGGTGGAGGTCATCCTGCGCCTGCACCACCCGAACATCGTCGAGGTGCACGAGCTCGGGACGCTCCCCGACGGCACGCCCTGGTACGTGATGGAGTACCTCGAGGGCACGACGCTGCGAAATTACCTCGGCGCCCGCGGCAGGCTCGCGCCCGACGAGGCGCTCTCGATCCTCGAGCCCGTCTGCGCCGCGCTCACGGCCGCGCACGAGGACGGCATCGTGCACAGGGACGTGAAGGCGAGCAACATCATGATCCACGAGGGCCCGCCGCGCGTGGTGAAGCTCCTCGATTTCGGCATCGCCAAGCTTCTCGCGCCCGAGCCGGGCCGCGCCGGGCTCACCTCGATCGGCCAGCAGCTCGGCACGCCCTCGATCATGGCGCCCGAGCAGATCCTTTGTGGTCCCATCGACGCGCGCACCGACATCTACGCGCTCGGCGCGCTCCTGCACGTCCTGCTCACGGGTCGCCCGCCCTTCGAATCCAACGCGCAGGGCGACCTCGTCGAGCAGCACCTCGCGGCGCCTCCGCCGCGCCCGAGCCTGCGCGCCCCCGTGAGCCCCGCCCTCGACGCCATCGTGCTCCGTTGCCTCGAGAAGAAGCCCGACCGGCGCTTCGAATCCGTCGGCGCCTTCCTCGACGCGCTCCGCGAGGCCGTCAGCGCCGGCCGATCGGAGGAGACCCCGCACCACGAGACCGAGCTCTGCGCGGTCGGGATCCACGTGGACCTGCGCTTCCCCGAGGGCGCGGACGAGACCGACGAGACGCTCGTCGTCGCGCTCGCGCAGACCCTCGAGCGCGCGGAGGACTGCATGCGCTCGGGTGGCTTCTTGCTCGTCACCGTGACGAGCACGCAGCTCCTCGGGGTCCGCCTGCTCTCGGCCGATCCGGTGCACGCGAAGACCGAGCGCCGCTCGGCCGTGCAGTTCGCCCTGACGCTACACGCCGCCCTGCAGCAGCAGGACGAAGGGAGCGCGGTGCACGCGAACGTGGCCATCCACGTGGACGCGGTGAACGTGCGGACGGGCGCGGAGCTCGACATCGCCTCGGGTGACCTCGCGCGCACGGAGGCATGGGCGCCGCAGGGCAACGTGGACGCGCTCGTGGCCACGAGCGCCGCCATCGAAGGCCTCAGCGGCAGCGCGGGTGGTTTCTTCCTGGAGCCGGGGCCGAGCGGCACGACGCTCGTCCGGCGGGCCGCGACGCGCCGCTCGAAGCCCTCGCTCACGATGGTGTCCGGTCAGGGCAGGCCGGGGACCTGAGCGGCTTTCCGGGTTGGATCAGGATACCGCGCGGAGGCGCGTGACCTTCCACCGCTTGCCACGTTCCATGGCGACGACGACGCCGAGTGCGGCGAGGCCATCGAGCAGATCGGCCACGTCGGCCTTCTTCGCGCCCTTGAAGCCGGCGGCGACGTCGTCCGCGGTGAAGGCGCCGCGGAGCGCGCCGACGCGATCCCGGACCGCGGCGATCTGCTCGGGCAGCTTCTTCGGCCAGGGTTTTACCTTCGGGCTTGCGGCGGCCGGGGTCTCCTCCTCGTCGGTCGCCTCCTCAACGGTGGCGATCGTGGTCTGCGTGGCGGCCTTCGTGCCGCTCGGGTTCTGGAACGCGGGGCGGAGCCAGCGGACGAGCCCGCGAGTTTCCTCGGCGGCGCGCTCGGCGTTCAGGGCGACGAGTTTTTCGAGGATCTGCTCGTCGGTGAGGTCCGAGGGCCAGCCGTAGGCTTCGAAGACGGCGGCGTCGAGGTCGTCGTGGAGCTGCTTCAGGACGGAGACGAGGCCCTTGTCGTGAATGGCTCGCTCCTTGTCGGTGAGAGCTTCGCCGCTGCGGAGCTTCTCGAGGACGTTGTACATGTCGGTCAGCGCTAATGCGGGGTGCGCCGCTTGCTGTTGCTTCCGATGCGCATCCAACGACTCGCCCAAATCCTTTATGCAGCGCATCGTCTTATCTGTAGGCGTAGGAAACGGAAACTTTCTAAAGCAGCGCGTGTTGTAAACGGGCGTATTCCCCACCCCCTGCCTACCGCCAAGCCGATTGGCGAATATAGCATGAGGCCGAGACGAAAGAACACCGAGAACGAATGCATCCGCGGTCGCGATTACGCGGAGCTTCTGATCCGGCAGGACGTCGCTATCAAGGAACACAAACACCCTGACCGGCGAGTTTTCAACCGTTACAATGTAACGCTTGAGTCCCTTGATCGCTTCACGGAGCTGCGGGCGGTTAGCTTCGAACAGCCACCACTCGTCGCGAAGCCTTTGATTCCTTTCTAGTAGGCGCCCCGGTCTAACGTGGGTATATACGTGCTGATATGCTGCCGGTAGCGTGGTGCGAAGGGATGCCTCGGACAACCCGAACAGATCCAACACGTGCACGCCCCGGGGAACCTGTCCGATATCCTGACCATTACGGTATTGGGGAGCGTAGCGCGCGCGCACTTTGGCATCCGGAAGGAGCTTGCGTGCAAGGTCGGACGAGATGACGAGCCCCTTTGCATAGGGCTTCATGCCCGCGCTGTCGAGTTGCTCGGTGGCACGCAGATCCCGAAGTTCCGAAACGTCAATCTGCGGCGAGAGGTCAGCAGAGATTGCTGACACATCCACGACACGAAGGTCCGACTCTGCTACGACGGCGCCTCGATCCTGGCCTCGTGCCACCCGATCATGCATGGGCGTCAACAATAGCCGAGGCGACGCAGGATCGTCCTTATGGGACACGACTGTCATCGATATGCGCACCTTGGCATTGGCGGGATCATCTGGCCAGGGATGGTCCGGTATGGCGAACACCAGCTTGCAATTGGAGGCAAGCACCTGGCGAACAGCGCGTTGGTTCTGGACCATGCGAATGCTGTTGGTCGTAATCAAACCTGACCGGCGTACCGCTCGTGTGCCTACCGAACTAGCCGCACGCCACCAGAAATACATGACATAATCGACAGCGTCTCGGATCTCAGGGTACGCCGTGCGGAGCGCCTCCACATAGCCATCCCCGAAGAAACTACGCATGTTCCTGTTGGCAACAAACGGCGGATTGCCTGCAATAAAATCGGCCTCGGGCCAGTGCGCCTTCCGCGGGTTCACGTACCGATACTCCGGCACCGTCGCCTTCTCATCCGGCACGTCCTCCCCCGTGACGGGGTGCTTCTTCATCGTCTCCCCGTCCCACCGCGTCACGGGCTTGCCCTTCGTGTCCCGCACGAGCTCCACGTCATCCCACGCGAGCACCGCGTCCCGGCACTCGATGTTCCGAAAGTCTCGAAGCACCGGCTCCGGCGGCGGCGTCAGCTTCCCGTACGTCCGGAAGTGCCATTGCAGGTAACCGATCCAGAGCACCAGCTCCGCGATCTCCTTCGCCCACGGCTTCACCTCGATCCCCAGGAACTGCCCGGGGCTCACGCGGATCCCCTCCGCATGCAGGAGCTCCTGCCGCTCCCCGAGGTCGTTGAGCAGCGCAAGAACCTCGCTCTCCAGCCGCTTGAAGAGATCGAGAGTCACGTAAAGGAAGTTCCCCGACCCGCACGCCGGATCGAGGACACGTGTCTCGCAGAGCTTCGTGTGATAAGCCCTTGCCGCCGCGCGAGCCTCCTTCTCCTTGCCGCTCTGATAAAGCTTGCGCGCCGCCGTCCGCACGTTCTCCCACTCCTCGCGCAGCGGCTCCTCGATCGTCGGACGGATCAACCGCTCGACGTAGGCGCGGGGCGTGTAATGCGCCCCGAGCTTGTGCCGCTCCTTCGGGTTCAAGGCGCGTTCGAGCAGCGTCCCGAAGATGGCCGGGTCCACTTCGGACCAGTCTCGCCGCGCGGCCATGAGCAAGAGCGCGAGCGACTCCTTGGAGAGCGACAGGCCCGTCGGCTGCTTGAAGAGCCCGCCATTGAATCGGAGGAGCTTTCCAACGAATCCGAACGGCGTGCCATCGTTCATCGCCTGCCACAGCCCCTCGATCGTCGCGGGAAAGGACCGCGGGTTCAAGAGCCAGTAATGCTCCAGGCCCGTCGTGAAGGGCCGCGACGGCAGGAGCTCGACCCACTCGGCGAACATCGTGAAGATGCAGCGCATGAGGAACTTGGCCACGGCCTCGGGCGGGTTCTTCTCCTCCAGTGTCCGCGCGAGCTCCGCGAGATCCTCGGCGACCTCGCGCGTCACCACTGCGGCCCGCCGTGAGGGATCGAGCGAAAGCGGATCCGTGAAGACCGCGCGCAGGGTGTCCACGTGCTTCGCCAGATCGCGGAGGTAGATCCTCCGGTTCTGCGCGTTCGGGAACGCCAGCCACCGGCGCGAGCCGTCGAAGTCGGCGTAAAGCTCGAACACGTAGCCGATGTCGCAGACGACCAGGAACGGCGGCGGCACGTCGAGCGCTCTCACGTATCCGATCGCCTGCCCGTACGCGTCGTCCATCGCGAGATCCCAGGACGCCGTCCCCCGCTGCGCCTTGCCGCTCTTCGCCTTCGTCCCCGCCGCGACCGCCTGCTTCGCCTCCAGCAGGAAGCAACCGTGCTTGTACAGGTCCGCGCGCTTCGTCGTGACCTTGCCGCCCTCGTGCGTCATCGGGATCGGCTTCTCGAACACGTACCGATCGCGAGCCGGGTCCCCCGTGGCCGGCTCGGGTCGGGGCACGCCCAGCACGTCGCAGAGCTCCGCGAGGAAGAGGTCCTTGTTGGCGCGCTCGGAGGCGCCGGAGGCGCTCCACTTGTCGACGAAGGCGGCTACGTCCATGGCGGGGGCGCGAGGCTAGCCCACGGACACGCCCGACGGGAAGGCAGATGGCGCAGGCAAAACGCGCACGCGTGTTTCCTCGACGACAGCACGAGCTCGGGCTTCAGTCCTCGACGACGCGGATGGGGAGCCAGTCGAATCCGGTGACGCCTGCGTCCAGGAAGATACAGCGGACCTTGGGGGTCACGAGGAACCTGGGATATGCGAAGAGGGCATCACCCACGTCCCCTTCGTAGTGCGTGTCGCCGAACCATTCCCAGGTCACGTTAACATCGCGGATCTCTGTGAAATCCGCCGCGCGGTAGACGAGGCGGGTGGGGATCTCCGAGGGCGTATCGAATCCGCTCCTTCTGCAAGAGCAGAGGTCGTCGGGCACGATCCCGGTCGAACGTGGGGACATCGGCGGCATCGTGTGCGTGGCGCAGAGCTGACGCCACGGAAGCTGAATGTGGCCCCTCTTCTCGAACGCCGCGAATACGCCCCGGAACGACAGCCCCGTCGCGCCGCTCGCCGCGAGCACGGCAGCCAGCTTCTCGTCGACGAGTACGTCGTCGTAGGGGGTCGTGGCCGCGCGCCGGCCTTCGAGTTTGTGGAGGTCTTCGCCGTCGATGATCATCGCGGA
This DNA window, taken from Polyangium spumosum, encodes the following:
- a CDS encoding RNA recognition motif domain-containing protein — protein: MGNRLYVGNLSYSTTREALEQAFSAAGEVREIAMPTDRETGQPRGFAFVTMGSASAATNAISQLNGMMLDGRTLKVNEAQERPPREGGGGGGRSFGGGGGGGFGGGGGRGGGGGYGGGGGGRGGRGGGGRDRY
- a CDS encoding serine/threonine-protein kinase, which encodes MTFVPGATPEAGPVCLGPRRGTRCLACGRRVPVDGCPEHGPGAEEITPEPAEPPAPVFPGYEVTGTLGRGGFGVVYAARRLEDGRRVAIKLAHPDVPEAAPRLVREASVMRAVGPPYVPAFFALDELASSGTYVIMELVAERTLADHLLARAGPLPARDAIVLGLAILRALEAIHARGYVHRDLKPENVLVDADGKRAVLLDFGITYAVAAEAAALTAAGAVVGTTEYMAPESCEGRRALDARADIYAMGVLLYEMLTGRPPFFGPAAIVREGHASQRPPPPTAVAPPPFARSIPPSIEELVLRCLAKDPAERPPSAAYLRASLAAALALPDEESPVLAVPALDPPPGAKAPKTAERRVVCVACFASTLDAIALRRALEPFGAQIVYASAGRYVAAFGHEVDENPARRALEAARALTEQGACERVGLDLAAVAVHLGPDGSRRILAPRIAREDRFPKPSAPPGVSLSTAARAVLEASGVTPDLAPMYLDGEETPPASSSETTDATSSRGAIPASGRERVLDALAELGRQAIEEARPSVALVLAEAGCGKSFLKRALTSRIAQVLPGTRIIAFSAHEPVHGAGGSGVRELLQRALALPDEAPADGGRELLAARLGPARHAEAGASVALSLGWISKGSGATITGADGLHAIEAAPGALRTLLTASVGEAIRRRAIEEPLCVILDDVHFADDATLAILDLAVRAEARAPLFVCALGRPSFEQDHPSWGARASRRVIHRLGPLDPASAAALCRELLRPAENVPESAVARIAARAEGVPLLLVELVRGLKAQGIVRKHPSGSGYFLATDELDDLPDLPLIEWLAHRDLDALPPAARAHACLAAVLGAEVTIAEMQGVLGRLDRMSAGGDFPLDARVGSERLVAAGLLARQGAGRYAFRHALVREAIARSVPEAQRARIHLAAAAYFQQASGWDGGAEPSGDEPHLAQLAHHATHAGERALGERAYLALAEAARARHDWLDAERCYTRALESLGASAGAVSSARPMPGQAELVPRTPGLRPRALRGRGLMRYRLGRYQDALDDLALARALAAREASADDPLAAVEILLDEATVLDWMADYEASRERVVAALGLLSDAPPPVLLARLLLGQGLSLVRFSREDEAVPLFERAIEVADTIGYEAYEPRIVALTMLGFVLPALGRLAEAERAIARAIDLCESHGDDLHLASVVNARALLAALVGDKARMVADFERVAWLGRELGQDWLEILAHHNLGEYLYLWDDLDAAEPHAARALALEVRHTGGAPRPVIALLDGRLRHFRGDLVGAREAAARIREQAGPALPVPAEDVLCVMLELATSDADDAAWDALEARSREFSMGQERLEVTEARGLSALRRGCPAEARRHFERALEIGRALPNVMAPRIERLLARTRADEATLPS
- a CDS encoding serine/threonine-protein kinase encodes the protein MAMARMNDKTTQPHGKVEEVGRTREIRPGTIVGDYVIEDLASSGGHGSVYRARHQAKGDRVAIKVMHPSLMALPRMAERFVREVEVILRLHHPNIVEVHELGTLPDGTPWYVMEYLEGTTLRNYLGARGRLAPDEALSILEPVCAALTAAHEDGIVHRDVKASNIMIHEGPPRVVKLLDFGIAKLLAPEPGRAGLTSIGQQLGTPSIMAPEQILCGPIDARTDIYALGALLHVLLTGRPPFESNAQGDLVEQHLAAPPPRPSLRAPVSPALDAIVLRCLEKKPDRRFESVGAFLDALREAVSAGRSEETPHHETELCAVGIHVDLRFPEGADETDETLVVALAQTLERAEDCMRSGGFLLVTVTSTQLLGVRLLSADPVHAKTERRSAVQFALTLHAALQQQDEGSAVHANVAIHVDAVNVRTGAELDIASGDLARTEAWAPQGNVDALVATSAAIEGLSGSAGGFFLEPGPSGTTLVRRAATRRSKPSLTMVSGQGRPGT